The nucleotide sequence ATTTTCCATCCCATGAATTATTAATGCTATGGCTTTCAAATACTTGTTCTCCCCAACGATTGAAAATTTGTATGTGAAGTTCTTCAATAGCTATTGTATAAATTATAAATTTATC is from Bacteroidota bacterium and encodes:
- a CDS encoding gliding motility-associated C-terminal domain-containing protein; this translates as DKFIIYTIAIEELHIQIFNRWGEQVFESHSINNSWDGKYKGKTCTIGIYYYQIHIKEKTGQKESFTGEVSIVR